A section of the Deinococcus taeanensis genome encodes:
- the zapE gene encoding cell division protein ZapE, which yields MIDLTTRNPAPDPAALTRELTPSPRYHAVRFDTYAPNPQYPSQADARTALQAFLQGAQVRPGGFRLFRRAKPEGRGLYLDGGFGVGKTHLLASAWHAAQGEAALMSFQDLMYIIGALGMTQAVEAFRGHDLLLIDEFELDDPGNTHMANTFLGQLMPAGTSVIATSNTEPGALGQGRFNAQDFQRQIQGIASRFDTHRIDGPDYRQRGVRPEDTLTPEEARTWEARQNPDTLARLTHRDLSRHLLQVHPSRFARLLQGVSAVAVTDLTPMPDQNVALRFVHFIDKLYDLGLPAAFTGSSLNALFSDTYRHGAYAKKYSRCLSRLSELLKEARATLT from the coding sequence GTGATCGACCTCACCACCCGCAACCCCGCCCCTGACCCCGCGGCCCTCACCCGCGAACTCACCCCCAGCCCCCGCTACCACGCCGTGCGGTTCGACACCTACGCGCCCAACCCGCAGTACCCCAGCCAGGCGGACGCCCGCACCGCCCTGCAGGCTTTCCTGCAGGGCGCCCAGGTCCGCCCGGGAGGCTTCCGCCTGTTCCGGCGGGCCAAACCCGAAGGCCGCGGCCTGTACCTCGACGGGGGGTTCGGCGTCGGCAAAACGCACCTGCTCGCCAGTGCGTGGCACGCCGCCCAGGGCGAGGCGGCGCTGATGAGCTTCCAGGACCTGATGTACATCATCGGGGCGCTCGGCATGACCCAGGCCGTCGAGGCATTCCGCGGGCACGACCTGCTGCTCATCGACGAGTTCGAACTCGACGACCCCGGCAACACCCACATGGCCAACACCTTCCTGGGCCAGCTGATGCCCGCCGGAACCAGCGTGATCGCCACGAGCAACACCGAACCCGGCGCGCTCGGGCAGGGCCGATTCAACGCGCAGGACTTCCAGCGCCAGATTCAGGGCATCGCCAGCCGCTTCGACACGCACCGCATTGACGGCCCCGACTACCGCCAGCGCGGCGTGCGCCCCGAAGATACCCTCACGCCCGAGGAGGCGCGCACCTGGGAAGCGCGGCAGAACCCGGACACCCTGGCGCGTCTCACGCACCGGGACCTGAGCCGCCACCTGCTGCAGGTGCACCCCAGCCGCTTCGCCCGGCTGCTGCAGGGCGTCAGCGCCGTGGCCGTGACCGATCTGACCCCCATGCCCGACCAGAACGTCGCGCTGCGCTTCGTGCATTTCATTGACAAGCTCTACGACCTGGGCCTGCCGGCGGCTTTTACCGGCAGCAGCCTGAACGCCCTGTTCAGCGACACGTACCGGCACGGCGCGTACGCCAAGAAGTACAGCCGCTGCCTGTCCCGCCTGTCCGAACTGCTCAAGGAGGCCCGCGCCACCCTGACCTGA
- a CDS encoding S4 domain-containing protein yields the protein MKQKLPTLIAQARGGRVVRTPFVDGDDIDRRLLTGDDLRHKIAGGFPDARRVVLTLHPAHIPEVDSGVTVYRLTPHPGGPAWDLQDFSVQLRRLELNEEQLGDQREERGSFLVAATGKAAQTLADLTSLGGRDLDVEEIGESAGRGSKLREVVVPSMRVDVVGAKGFGVSRAYFQQGIDGGKVRLNGQPARASSEIREGDSLAADGLGRIDFKRVVNETRRGNYKVELDVHK from the coding sequence ATGAAGCAGAAGCTCCCCACCCTGATCGCTCAGGCCCGGGGCGGCCGCGTGGTCCGCACCCCATTCGTCGACGGCGACGACATCGACCGCCGCCTCCTCACGGGCGACGACCTGCGCCACAAGATCGCCGGCGGCTTCCCCGACGCCCGCCGCGTGGTGCTCACCCTGCACCCCGCTCACATTCCCGAAGTGGACAGCGGCGTCACCGTCTACCGCCTCACCCCTCACCCCGGCGGCCCGGCGTGGGACCTGCAGGACTTCAGCGTGCAGCTGCGCCGCCTGGAACTCAATGAGGAGCAGCTCGGCGACCAGCGTGAGGAACGCGGCAGCTTTCTCGTGGCCGCCACCGGCAAGGCCGCGCAGACCCTCGCGGACCTCACCAGTCTCGGCGGCCGCGACCTGGACGTCGAGGAAATAGGGGAGAGCGCCGGGCGCGGCAGCAAGCTCCGCGAGGTGGTCGTGCCCAGCATGCGCGTCGACGTGGTCGGCGCCAAAGGCTTCGGCGTGAGCCGCGCGTACTTCCAGCAGGGCATCGACGGCGGCAAGGTCCGCCTCAACGGCCAGCCCGCCCGCGCCAGCAGCGAAATCCGTGAAGGCGACAGCCTCGCCGCTGACGGCCTCGGCCGCATTGACTTCAAACGCGTCGTGAACGAAACGCGGCGCGGCAACTACAAAGTCGAACTCGACGTGCACAAGTAA
- a CDS encoding sensor domain-containing protein — translation MTPAAFSVVHAALSDLLRVHTPQATLLASLGNEVFKVRADGPPEATGPDLVPPDEWFESGEMTWLTRDGALLGLLWHEEGAATDPAVQVLTMLLAAARTDGVTRETEVLITQLPVATAWLTSDLVFRRVSRPFLELFGVDEADVTGCPAETVFEDRPALVQALTQAGAGRSVRLPDERVVRPQGAVWVRGEARPYFGASSAGVMLTLQDVTGEYERAARVSALLDTDTPSALLADSGAVLQASQGLLALLPAGAPVVTGAPLWAWACFANVPSDAVRDLVRLAASGGAARADVDLAGGGTLTLSVRRTSEPGLLVAAGEAGARDGRAPLGVMNQVLALSEDATILVDHAGRAQLVSERAATLLGVDAARLVGLAVTRVLSELGVRLFTPEGEPLTVPEWREVKLPLRREVLLALPDGTVRQMELRATGVGGEAGGARGSVLLTMRDLTALRRAQAKIRHDARHDALTGLMNRTGLREVLARRATAGTAVCLDLDGFAELNAGLGRTAGDRLLIQVAARLNDLATEVSGDAARLADDSFAVFLPELSADEATARVALALASPLRAGRRDVQVTAALGAAAWNAQAPGDAVLTDAEVAMQHAKRQGRSQRSTFAPALREQVARAFEMEEALRGALDKSQFTLLYQPAVSLRRGRVVGAEALLRWEHPTLGQLSPGHFLELASRSELITHVSEWVVQEAVLGRQAVRSALPGLHPEWSVSVNLSLEELRRSAGLRRLLPLLSAEGAPDIEVSAGSLLDHSQETLGLLEQLRSLGARLSVDDFGDGASSLAALTRFPLSTVKLHPTLTARLPEDEKSLTLVRGTIDLAHSLGLQVWAVGVETAEQLSVLRELGCDAAQGFAIAPPMPGADLVTWLRHRAAPGVPAAQS, via the coding sequence GTGACCCCTGCTGCTTTTTCCGTGGTCCACGCGGCCCTGAGTGACCTGCTGCGCGTTCATACCCCCCAGGCGACGCTGCTGGCTTCCCTGGGCAACGAGGTCTTCAAGGTCCGGGCCGACGGGCCGCCGGAAGCGACCGGCCCGGACCTGGTTCCGCCGGACGAATGGTTCGAGAGTGGGGAGATGACGTGGCTCACGCGGGACGGCGCGCTGCTGGGCCTGCTGTGGCATGAGGAGGGCGCCGCGACGGACCCGGCGGTGCAGGTGCTGACCATGCTGCTCGCGGCGGCCCGCACGGACGGCGTGACCCGCGAAACGGAAGTGCTGATCACGCAGTTGCCGGTCGCCACGGCCTGGCTCACCTCGGACCTGGTGTTCCGCCGGGTCAGCCGGCCCTTCCTGGAGCTGTTTGGCGTGGATGAGGCGGACGTCACGGGCTGCCCGGCGGAAACCGTCTTCGAGGACCGCCCGGCGCTCGTTCAGGCGCTCACCCAGGCGGGTGCAGGCCGGTCGGTGCGGCTGCCGGACGAACGGGTGGTGCGTCCGCAGGGCGCGGTGTGGGTGCGCGGCGAGGCCCGGCCGTACTTCGGGGCGTCCTCGGCGGGCGTGATGCTGACCCTGCAGGACGTCACGGGGGAGTACGAGCGGGCAGCGCGCGTGTCGGCGCTGCTGGACACCGACACGCCCTCGGCGCTGCTGGCGGACTCCGGCGCAGTGCTGCAGGCCAGTCAGGGCCTGCTGGCGCTGCTGCCGGCGGGCGCGCCGGTGGTGACGGGCGCGCCGCTGTGGGCGTGGGCGTGCTTTGCGAACGTGCCGTCTGACGCGGTGCGGGACCTCGTGCGGCTGGCCGCGTCGGGCGGCGCCGCCCGCGCGGACGTGGACCTTGCGGGCGGCGGAACCCTCACGCTGAGTGTGCGCCGCACGTCCGAGCCGGGCCTGCTGGTCGCGGCTGGCGAGGCGGGCGCGCGCGACGGCCGGGCGCCGCTGGGCGTCATGAACCAGGTGCTGGCCCTCTCCGAGGACGCCACGATCCTGGTGGATCACGCGGGGCGAGCGCAGCTGGTTTCGGAACGCGCCGCAACGCTGCTGGGGGTGGACGCCGCGCGGCTGGTGGGGCTGGCCGTCACGCGGGTCCTGTCGGAACTGGGGGTGCGGCTGTTCACGCCTGAAGGCGAGCCGCTGACTGTTCCGGAGTGGCGTGAGGTGAAGCTGCCGCTGCGGCGCGAGGTGCTGCTGGCCCTGCCGGACGGCACGGTGCGGCAGATGGAACTGCGCGCCACCGGCGTGGGCGGCGAGGCCGGCGGGGCGCGCGGCAGCGTGCTGCTGACCATGCGGGACCTCACGGCGCTGCGCCGGGCGCAGGCGAAGATCCGGCACGACGCGCGGCACGACGCGCTGACCGGCCTGATGAACCGCACCGGCCTGCGTGAGGTGCTGGCCCGCCGCGCCACGGCAGGCACAGCCGTGTGCCTGGACCTGGACGGTTTCGCGGAACTGAACGCGGGCCTGGGCCGCACGGCCGGAGACCGCCTGCTGATTCAGGTGGCGGCGCGTCTGAACGACCTGGCGACCGAGGTGAGCGGCGACGCGGCGCGCCTCGCGGACGATTCGTTCGCGGTGTTTCTGCCGGAACTGAGCGCTGACGAGGCGACGGCGCGGGTGGCGCTGGCGCTGGCGTCGCCCCTGCGCGCCGGACGGCGGGACGTGCAGGTCACGGCGGCGCTGGGGGCCGCGGCGTGGAACGCCCAGGCCCCCGGGGACGCAGTCCTGACCGACGCGGAGGTGGCCATGCAGCACGCCAAGCGGCAGGGCCGGTCGCAGCGCAGCACCTTCGCGCCGGCGCTGCGTGAGCAGGTGGCGCGCGCCTTCGAGATGGAGGAGGCGCTGCGTGGCGCGCTGGACAAGAGCCAGTTCACGCTGCTGTATCAGCCGGCCGTGTCGTTGCGGCGCGGCCGGGTGGTGGGCGCCGAGGCCCTGCTGCGCTGGGAGCACCCGACGCTGGGGCAGTTGAGCCCCGGTCATTTTCTGGAGCTGGCGAGCCGCAGCGAACTGATCACGCACGTGAGTGAGTGGGTGGTGCAGGAGGCGGTGCTGGGGCGGCAGGCGGTGCGTTCGGCGTTACCGGGACTGCACCCGGAGTGGTCGGTGAGCGTGAACCTGAGTCTGGAGGAACTGCGGCGGTCGGCGGGGTTGCGGCGCCTGCTGCCCCTGCTGTCTGCGGAGGGCGCGCCGGATATTGAGGTGTCGGCGGGAAGCCTGCTGGATCACAGTCAGGAGACGCTTGGCCTGCTGGAGCAGCTGCGGTCGCTGGGGGCCCGCCTGAGCGTGGATGATTTCGGGGATGGCGCGAGCAGCCTCGCGGCCCTGACGCGCTTTCCGCTGAGCACCGTGAAACTGCACCCGACCCTGACGGCGCGGCTGCCGGAGGACGAGAAGTCCCTGACGCTGGTGCGCGGCACGATTGATCTGGCGCACAGCCTGGGTCTGCAGGTGTGGGCCGTGGGGGTCGAGACGGCCGAGCAGCTCAGTGTGCTGCGCGAGCTGGGCTGTGACGCGGCGCAGGGCTTTGCGATTGCGCCACCCATGCCGGGCGCAGACCTGGTCACGTGGCTGAGGCACCGCGCTGCACCTGGGGTTCCCGCAGCACAAAGTTAA
- a CDS encoding MBL fold metallo-hydrolase, which produces MTQPDPKTPSPRLPRRDALRLLGAAGAVAAAAPLARAQTAPATPPPAAPAQGTPAAPLNGNGFYRQKIGDMTVMVVSDGTSPLAALLPTWGANPDRQAEFAATLAEYSVPATNTVNHFNPVLIETGGRRVLIDTGRGGAAGQLLANLRRAGVEPDTISVVFITHGHGDHIGGLTTNGRPTFANAQHVMGEAEFNFWASQANPNDAVKNNLIALKDRFRLLQPGQEIVPGLTAVSTPGHTLNHLSVLAQSGGQDLMVLGDAGGHFLLSLKHEGAYVSFDADSGLAARTRQEIFNRIVTGRMWVTGYHFPFPALGHLRRLGSTSYEFEPTVWTWS; this is translated from the coding sequence ATGACCCAGCCCGACCCGAAAACCCCTTCCCCCCGCCTGCCCCGCCGTGACGCCCTGCGACTGCTCGGCGCAGCCGGTGCGGTTGCCGCTGCAGCCCCCCTGGCCCGCGCGCAGACGGCGCCCGCCACACCGCCCCCCGCTGCCCCGGCCCAGGGCACCCCGGCCGCGCCTCTGAACGGCAACGGCTTTTACCGTCAGAAGATCGGGGACATGACGGTCATGGTCGTCAGTGACGGCACCTCGCCCCTGGCGGCGCTGCTGCCCACCTGGGGGGCCAACCCGGACCGCCAGGCGGAATTCGCCGCGACCCTCGCGGAGTACAGCGTGCCGGCCACGAACACCGTGAACCACTTCAACCCGGTCCTGATCGAAACGGGCGGCCGGCGGGTCCTGATCGATACCGGCCGCGGCGGCGCGGCGGGACAGCTGCTTGCCAACCTGCGCCGCGCCGGCGTGGAGCCCGACACCATCAGCGTGGTGTTCATCACGCACGGGCACGGGGACCACATCGGCGGGCTCACCACGAACGGGCGCCCCACCTTCGCCAACGCACAGCACGTGATGGGCGAAGCAGAGTTCAATTTCTGGGCGTCGCAGGCCAACCCGAACGACGCCGTGAAGAACAACCTGATCGCCCTGAAAGACCGGTTCAGGCTTCTTCAGCCGGGCCAGGAAATCGTGCCGGGCCTCACGGCGGTCAGCACGCCCGGCCATACCCTCAACCACCTGAGTGTCCTGGCCCAGAGCGGCGGGCAGGACCTGATGGTGCTGGGCGACGCCGGCGGGCACTTCCTGCTGTCCCTGAAGCACGAGGGCGCGTACGTCAGCTTCGATGCGGACAGCGGCCTGGCGGCCCGTACGCGCCAGGAGATCTTCAACCGGATCGTCACAGGCCGGATGTGGGTCACCGGGTACCACTTCCCGTTCCCGGCCCTGGGCCACCTGCGCCGCCTGGGGAGCACCTCGTACGAGTTCGAACCCACCGTCTGGACCTGGAGCTGA
- the argB gene encoding acetylglutamate kinase, which produces MIVKYGGNAMKSLELRRAVAVEIAALRAEHAVVVVHGGGPVIERELAARGIPSEFRAGLRVTTPEAMDVVEMALCQLNKQLSQDVGNAVGLMGRDSGLLRAEVLDETLGRVGRVTAVNADLLRTLLGAGVTPVVGCVAVGPDGHALNVNADTAAGAVAGALQDGIVFLTDVDGVYRAYPDPASRAGQLTRAEVEGGIQAGWIAGGMIPKVRAALDALARGATFAVIASGMQAGILGAAARGEAGTRIVP; this is translated from the coding sequence GTGATCGTCAAGTACGGCGGGAATGCCATGAAGAGCCTGGAGCTGCGGCGCGCCGTAGCCGTGGAAATCGCCGCGCTGCGCGCCGAGCACGCCGTGGTGGTGGTGCACGGCGGCGGGCCGGTGATTGAACGCGAGCTGGCCGCGCGCGGCATTCCCAGCGAGTTCCGCGCGGGCCTGCGCGTCACCACGCCCGAAGCGATGGACGTGGTGGAAATGGCGCTGTGCCAGCTGAACAAGCAGCTCAGCCAGGACGTGGGAAACGCGGTGGGGCTGATGGGCCGCGACTCCGGGCTGCTGCGCGCCGAGGTGCTTGACGAGACGCTCGGGCGCGTGGGCCGCGTCACGGCTGTGAACGCCGATCTGCTGCGCACCCTCCTCGGCGCCGGCGTCACCCCCGTGGTGGGCTGCGTCGCCGTGGGCCCGGACGGGCACGCCCTGAACGTGAACGCCGACACGGCCGCCGGGGCCGTCGCGGGCGCCCTGCAGGACGGCATCGTCTTTCTCACGGACGTGGACGGCGTGTACCGCGCCTACCCGGACCCCGCGAGCCGCGCCGGGCAGCTCACGCGCGCCGAGGTGGAGGGCGGCATTCAGGCCGGCTGGATTGCCGGCGGCATGATTCCCAAGGTCCGCGCGGCACTCGACGCCCTGGCGCGCGGCGCGACGTTCGCCGTGATTGCCAGCGGCATGCAGGCCGGGATCCTGGGCGCTGCGGCGCGCGGCGAGGCCGGGACCCGCATCGTGCCCTGA
- a CDS encoding GNAT family N-acetyltransferase translates to MTALPDVPAELLTSRLRLRRPDPADAAALARAVNASLPELQAWMHWAQAPMTEDAARENLRGAAEKFDQRETLRYHVWNAEATELLGSTGYHALNWRVPKGEIGYWIVSEHAGQGYAREAAQALTSLALDRLGFRRVEIRCDPLNARSARIPAALGYALDARLVNDDVTPDGQDLRDTLVFSRVQ, encoded by the coding sequence ATGACTGCCCTTCCGGACGTGCCGGCCGAACTGCTCACCTCCAGGTTGCGCCTGCGCCGCCCGGACCCGGCCGACGCTGCGGCGCTGGCCCGCGCCGTGAACGCGTCCCTGCCGGAACTGCAGGCGTGGATGCACTGGGCGCAGGCGCCCATGACCGAGGACGCCGCCCGTGAGAACCTGCGCGGCGCCGCGGAGAAATTCGACCAGCGTGAGACCCTGCGTTACCACGTGTGGAATGCCGAGGCGACTGAACTTCTGGGCAGCACGGGCTACCACGCCCTGAACTGGCGCGTGCCGAAAGGGGAGATCGGGTACTGGATTGTGAGTGAGCATGCCGGTCAGGGCTACGCGCGCGAGGCCGCGCAGGCCCTCACCAGCCTGGCCCTGGACCGGCTGGGGTTCCGCCGCGTGGAAATCCGCTGCGATCCCCTCAACGCCCGCAGCGCCCGCATTCCGGCCGCGCTGGGCTATGCGCTCGACGCGCGGCTGGTGAACGATGACGTGACGCCGGACGGTCAGGACCTGCGGGACACGCTGGTGTTCAGCCGGGTGCAGTAG
- the mltG gene encoding endolytic transglycosylase MltG, which yields MTRGRRGGPGGCLWALLGVTLLLVVLAAGGALYVRSLLGPAGGAPYTLEVKPGDTLVRVAGTLQARGIVKNADVLRFVMRRNGTAGSLKEGLYDLSGEMSTEQVAAKLAGPARIPTVSVTIPEGRRVKDLPAIFQKAGFDGAALKRVLNDASLSPYAAGRQPDLEGFLFPARYEFRPQETPRTIVQTMLDRMKAEFTPGNLARAQALGLSVRDWVILASMVQAEAANDQEMPIIAGVFLNRLRDGIALGSDPTVAYGLGKDLPELDRSAGDFRRDTPYSTYTRQGLPAGPINNPGQAALLAVVRPQAKLPDGRDALYFLHGLNGRIYVNHTYAEHNRDIARYR from the coding sequence GTGACCCGCGGACGGCGCGGCGGGCCGGGCGGCTGCCTGTGGGCGCTGCTGGGGGTTACGCTGCTGCTCGTGGTGCTCGCCGCGGGCGGCGCCCTGTACGTGCGCAGCCTGCTGGGCCCGGCGGGCGGCGCACCCTACACCCTGGAGGTCAAGCCGGGCGACACCCTCGTGCGCGTGGCCGGCACGCTTCAAGCGCGCGGCATCGTGAAGAACGCCGATGTCCTGCGGTTCGTCATGCGGCGTAATGGCACGGCCGGCAGTCTGAAAGAAGGGCTGTACGACCTGAGCGGCGAGATGTCCACCGAGCAGGTCGCCGCGAAACTCGCCGGTCCGGCCCGCATTCCCACGGTGAGTGTCACCATTCCCGAAGGGCGGCGCGTGAAGGACCTGCCGGCCATCTTCCAGAAGGCCGGCTTTGACGGTGCGGCCCTGAAGCGCGTGCTGAACGACGCAAGTCTCAGCCCGTACGCGGCAGGCAGGCAGCCGGACCTGGAGGGCTTCCTGTTCCCGGCCCGCTACGAGTTCCGGCCGCAGGAGACGCCCCGCACAATCGTGCAGACCATGCTGGACCGCATGAAGGCGGAATTCACGCCGGGCAACCTGGCGCGCGCGCAGGCGCTGGGCCTGAGCGTCCGCGACTGGGTGATCCTGGCCAGCATGGTCCAGGCCGAAGCGGCCAACGACCAGGAAATGCCGATCATTGCCGGGGTGTTCCTGAACCGCCTGCGGGACGGGATCGCGCTGGGCAGCGACCCCACCGTCGCCTATGGGCTGGGCAAGGACCTGCCGGAACTCGACCGCAGCGCCGGTGACTTTAGGCGCGACACGCCGTACTCCACCTATACCCGCCAGGGTCTGCCGGCCGGGCCGATCAACAACCCCGGGCAGGCCGCGCTCCTGGCCGTGGTGCGCCCGCAGGCGAAACTGCCGGACGGGCGTGACGCCCTGTACTTCCTGCACGGCCTCAACGGCCGCATCTACGTGAACCATACGTACGCGGAGCACAACCGCGACATCGCCCGCTACCGATAG
- a CDS encoding carbohydrate kinase family protein has product MIERPLVSLGDLTWDVLAKPDTLLLPGGDSTGRIELSGGGSAANLAVWARRASPAGAAVRFVGKIGHDRFGKLAVAELLAEDVAADVIESHEHPTGVILGLIDRRGQRAMLTGQGADWELLPDELPRDVLRGAGHLHLTAWSLFRDPPRAAALEAARLARSGGATLSLDPGSFQMIQGMGRESFLRVLDQVPFDVLFPNDDEARAMSGRPDRHDAMTWFRERFPDALIVMKLDEDGVLIEGPAQARVQVPATPDRAVDATGAGDAFGGAFLADWLAHGDALRAARLAVQVGGWVVARFGARPPTDDDLLGRLRAHAAQELPRDLAARGGGA; this is encoded by the coding sequence ATGATTGAACGACCTCTTGTTTCGCTGGGGGACCTGACCTGGGACGTGCTGGCGAAACCCGACACGCTGCTGCTGCCCGGCGGGGACAGCACCGGCCGCATTGAACTGTCCGGCGGCGGCAGCGCCGCCAACCTGGCCGTCTGGGCCCGCCGCGCGTCACCGGCCGGCGCAGCCGTGCGCTTCGTGGGCAAGATCGGCCACGACCGTTTCGGGAAGCTGGCCGTGGCGGAACTGCTCGCCGAGGACGTCGCCGCCGACGTGATCGAAAGCCACGAGCACCCCACCGGCGTGATCCTGGGCCTGATTGACCGGCGCGGTCAGCGGGCCATGCTGACCGGCCAGGGCGCCGACTGGGAACTCCTGCCGGACGAACTGCCCCGCGACGTGCTGCGCGGCGCCGGACACCTGCACCTGACCGCCTGGAGCCTGTTCCGCGACCCGCCGCGCGCCGCGGCGCTCGAAGCGGCCCGGCTGGCCCGCTCGGGCGGCGCCACCCTGAGCCTGGACCCCGGCAGTTTCCAGATGATTCAGGGCATGGGCCGCGAGTCGTTCCTGCGGGTGCTTGACCAGGTGCCGTTCGACGTGCTGTTTCCGAATGACGACGAGGCGCGTGCCATGAGTGGCCGCCCGGACCGCCACGACGCCATGACCTGGTTCCGGGAGCGCTTCCCGGACGCATTGATCGTGATGAAACTCGACGAGGACGGCGTCCTGATCGAGGGTCCCGCGCAGGCACGCGTGCAGGTGCCGGCCACGCCTGACCGCGCCGTGGACGCCACGGGCGCCGGGGACGCCTTTGGAGGCGCCTTCCTCGCGGACTGGCTGGCGCACGGGGACGCCCTGCGCGCCGCGCGCCTGGCCGTGCAGGTGGGCGGCTGGGTCGTGGCGCGCTTCGGGGCCCGGCCGCCCACCGATGACGACCTGCTCGGCCGCCTGCGCGCGCACGCCGCGCAGGAACTTCCCCGGGATCTGGCGGCCCGCGGCGGTGGCGCGTGA
- a CDS encoding sensor histidine kinase yields MPHRHGSHTPLWDLSRQSRSNVLTALLPMLLSGTLIVLAFLPAHRTLSRPGSAWDTRAYQELVADLAQYAQLQASVPGSAPARVQARKRLLARLQGSPERLALEFAQLGEQEQEAGVHLRDIAPLLRRDTLQGTSEALGIAAHLNTVANKRLNKLRATLQERLAFMESTMLLAGLLTGLLGSTLILRALSQAGYERHTREQHETQQREALGMAAHELRRPMQALLLATDALRHTDNLRAREKLLRSIEDHAAQLAARTELERLDAMYVRVTSVPAPTDLSALVARAESLRVRVRRPPHPLLWTVDTCQIQQVLENLVENALKYSDGPVTVTLDPPTAARGPVVRVTDSGPGLHPSLYEQAFQVGTRHHAGNGEGLGLPLARRLARANHAEITLHDAPGGGLDVRLTFQAQPARHSGT; encoded by the coding sequence GTGCCGCACCGTCACGGGTCCCACACGCCCCTGTGGGATCTGTCCCGCCAGAGCCGCAGCAATGTCCTGACGGCGCTGCTGCCCATGCTGCTCTCAGGCACGCTGATTGTTCTGGCGTTCCTGCCGGCGCACCGGACGCTCAGCCGGCCCGGCAGCGCCTGGGACACCCGCGCCTACCAGGAGCTGGTCGCGGACCTCGCGCAGTACGCGCAGCTGCAGGCCAGCGTGCCCGGGAGCGCCCCAGCGCGCGTGCAGGCGCGGAAACGACTGCTGGCCCGCCTGCAGGGCAGTCCTGAGCGGCTGGCGCTGGAGTTCGCGCAGCTGGGCGAGCAGGAGCAGGAGGCGGGAGTGCACCTGCGGGACATCGCCCCGCTGCTGCGCCGGGACACCCTGCAGGGCACCAGTGAGGCGCTGGGGATCGCGGCGCACCTGAACACCGTGGCGAATAAACGCCTGAACAAGCTGCGGGCGACGCTGCAGGAGCGCCTGGCGTTCATGGAGAGCACCATGCTGCTTGCGGGCCTGCTGACCGGGCTGCTGGGCAGCACCCTGATTCTGCGGGCGCTGTCGCAGGCGGGGTACGAGCGGCACACCCGCGAACAGCACGAAACGCAGCAGCGTGAGGCGCTCGGCATGGCCGCGCACGAGCTGCGCCGGCCCATGCAGGCGCTGCTGCTCGCCACGGACGCCCTGCGGCACACCGACAACCTGCGCGCCCGGGAGAAACTGCTGCGCAGCATTGAGGATCACGCCGCGCAGCTCGCCGCCCGCACGGAACTGGAGCGCCTGGACGCCATGTACGTGCGCGTGACGAGCGTACCGGCCCCCACGGACCTGTCGGCGCTGGTGGCGCGCGCCGAGAGCCTGCGCGTGCGGGTGCGCCGCCCGCCGCACCCGCTGCTGTGGACGGTGGACACCTGCCAGATTCAGCAGGTGCTGGAAAACCTCGTGGAAAACGCCCTGAAGTACAGCGACGGGCCCGTGACGGTCACGCTGGACCCGCCCACGGCCGCGCGCGGCCCGGTGGTGCGCGTCACGGACAGCGGCCCGGGCCTGCACCCCAGTCTGTACGAGCAGGCCTTCCAGGTGGGCACGCGTCATCACGCGGGCAACGGGGAGGGCCTGGGGCTGCCGCTGGCGCGCCGCCTGGCCCGGGCCAATCACGCGGAGATCACGCTGCATGACGCCCCGGGCGGCGGCCTGGACGTGCGCCTCACCTTCCAGGCGCAGCCCGCACGCCACAGCGGTACCTGA